A stretch of the Epinephelus fuscoguttatus linkage group LG2, E.fuscoguttatus.final_Chr_v1 genome encodes the following:
- the LOC125903643 gene encoding interleukin-18 receptor accessory protein-like isoform X1 — protein sequence MQTGYILCFLIVPVFLEGCCVGNHRRKKTVLQQVTHRRYKAVKGEIFMIPCIESVNQHLTASTGEGKEGNEALSFVCGKKFTAEAKHTGNYTYRSLLSSGSKLFISLQVVEPNSLRCYEPKESNEILYASAGGVISCPSLNCSDNADAIWFKGNEPVSEQRRAICQKKGQLHLCQVRYNDKGVYFCDRKIVEQGITWTFRRAVNVTVEPGPSSDPPRILSGINPEPVELGQSHILVCTVYFPFERPFSREVQWYMNYGGNMENMTLLPMEKQQKYEEYEVIRRAIIKVVKREHLNNTYTCVANNAFGSCRITIKLKEKIKEKWPSLVGYPIVSLLLVAGLGIVLHVKWLEVQLIYRSHFQHRKHDGDEKGFDVFLSYVWSPPSKLVEGVLTLSYQKGPDTDEEAHLSSMDLLSTEEGKASQGPLEVLLPRVLEDQWGYRLCLPERDMLPGGAYTNDVVLAIQRSQMLICLLSADYLSNSNAVFELESGVQALLQKTPLKVLLIWTSRASASLIQPEPPLPTLVQRALRVLPSLDWTAGKPATATSHFWRSLRKAMPDQRVKLVSLTQDR from the exons ATGCAAACTGGATAcattctgtgttttttaatcGTTCCCGTTTTCTTGGAGGGATGCTGTGTGGGAAACCATCgaaggaaaaaaacag TTCTTCAGCAGGTTACACACCGGCGCTACAAAGCTGTGAAGGGCGAAATCTTTATGATACCGTGCATAGAATCTGTGAACCAGCACCTAACTGCAAGTACTGGAGAAGGCAAAGAAGGAAATGAAGCCCTGTCCTTTGTCTGTGGAAAGAAGTTTACTGCTGAAGCAAAACATACTGGAAACTACACATACAG GTCTTTGCTGTCCAGTGGCAGCAAGTTGTTCATCAGTCTACAGGTGGTGGAGCCAAACAGTCTGAGATGCTACGAGCCAAAGGAGAGCAATGAAATACTGTACGCGAGTGCAGGTGGGGTCATCTCATGCCCAAGTCTCAACTGTAGTGACAACGCAGATGCCATCTGGTTCAAG GGTAATGAACCTGTGTCTGAGCAGCGCAGAGCCATCTGCCAGAAGAAGGGACAGTtacatctctgccaagtcagatACAATGATAAAGGTGTATATTTCTGTGATAGAAAGATAGTTGAACAAGGAATCACATGGACATTCAGGAGGGCTGTTAACGTCACAGTTGAAC CTGGCCCATCAAGTGACCCTCCCAGGATTCTCAGTGGCATCAACCCAGAACCAGTGGAGCTCG GTCAGAGTCATATTCTGgtgtgtactgtatattttcCTTTTGAGAGGCCATTTTCGCGGGAGGTGCAGTGGTACATGAATTATGGTGGCAACATGGAGAATATGACTCTACTGCCCATGGAGAA ACAGCAAAAATATGAAGAGTATGAAGTCATAAGAAGAGCCATCATAAAAGTGGTGAAACGAGAACACTTGAACAACACATATACCTGCGTTGCCAACAATGCTTTCGGAAGCTGCAGGATCACTATCAAGCTCAAGGAGAAAATTAAAG AAAAATGGCCGTCTCTGGTTGGGTATCCCATTGTGTCCCTGTTGCTGGTAGCTGGACTGGGAATCGTTTTGCATGTGAAATGGCTTGAAGTACAGCTTATCTACAGATCCCACTTCCAACATAGAAAACATGATGGAG ATGAGAAAGGGTTTGATGTGTTTCTGTCGTATGTGTGGAGTCCTCCCTCAAAACTGGTGGAGGGAGTTTTGACCCTTTCCTACCAGAAAGGACCTGACACTGATGAGGAAG CACATTTATCCAGCATGGACCTGCTGAGCACCGAGGAGGGTAAAGCCAGCCAGGGGCCACTGGAAGTGCTGCTACCCAGAGTGTTAGAGGACCAGTGGGGCTACCGCCTCTGTCTGCCAGAGAGGGACATGCTCCCTGGAGGAG CATACACAAATGACGTGGTCCTTGCAATACAGAGAAGCCAAATGCTCATCTGTCTCCTGTCGGCTGACTACCTCTCCAACAGCAATGCTGTGTTTGAACTGGAGTCGGGAGTCCAG GCATTGCTGCAAAAAACTCCCCTCAAAGTCCTCCTAATATGGACCAGTAGAGCCTCAGCCTCCCTCATCCAGCCAGAACCACCGTTGCCTACACTGGTCCAAAGGGCCCTGAGGGTTCTGCCCAGTCTGGATTGGACCGCAGGCAAACCAGCCACAGCCACCAGCCATTTCTGGAGGTCTTTGAGGAAGGCCATGCCCGATCAGAGAGTGAAGCTGGTTTCACTCACACAGGACCGATGA
- the LOC125903643 gene encoding interleukin-18 receptor accessory protein-like isoform X2 produces MQTGYILCFLIVPVFLEGCCVGNHRRKKTVLQQVTHRRYKAVKGEIFMIPCIESVNQHLTASTGEGKEGNEALSFVCGKKFTAEAKHTGNYTYSGSKLFISLQVVEPNSLRCYEPKESNEILYASAGGVISCPSLNCSDNADAIWFKGNEPVSEQRRAICQKKGQLHLCQVRYNDKGVYFCDRKIVEQGITWTFRRAVNVTVEPGPSSDPPRILSGINPEPVELGQSHILVCTVYFPFERPFSREVQWYMNYGGNMENMTLLPMEKQQKYEEYEVIRRAIIKVVKREHLNNTYTCVANNAFGSCRITIKLKEKIKEKWPSLVGYPIVSLLLVAGLGIVLHVKWLEVQLIYRSHFQHRKHDGDEKGFDVFLSYVWSPPSKLVEGVLTLSYQKGPDTDEEAHLSSMDLLSTEEGKASQGPLEVLLPRVLEDQWGYRLCLPERDMLPGGAYTNDVVLAIQRSQMLICLLSADYLSNSNAVFELESGVQALLQKTPLKVLLIWTSRASASLIQPEPPLPTLVQRALRVLPSLDWTAGKPATATSHFWRSLRKAMPDQRVKLVSLTQDR; encoded by the exons ATGCAAACTGGATAcattctgtgttttttaatcGTTCCCGTTTTCTTGGAGGGATGCTGTGTGGGAAACCATCgaaggaaaaaaacag TTCTTCAGCAGGTTACACACCGGCGCTACAAAGCTGTGAAGGGCGAAATCTTTATGATACCGTGCATAGAATCTGTGAACCAGCACCTAACTGCAAGTACTGGAGAAGGCAAAGAAGGAAATGAAGCCCTGTCCTTTGTCTGTGGAAAGAAGTTTACTGCTGAAGCAAAACATACTGGAAACTACACATACAG TGGCAGCAAGTTGTTCATCAGTCTACAGGTGGTGGAGCCAAACAGTCTGAGATGCTACGAGCCAAAGGAGAGCAATGAAATACTGTACGCGAGTGCAGGTGGGGTCATCTCATGCCCAAGTCTCAACTGTAGTGACAACGCAGATGCCATCTGGTTCAAG GGTAATGAACCTGTGTCTGAGCAGCGCAGAGCCATCTGCCAGAAGAAGGGACAGTtacatctctgccaagtcagatACAATGATAAAGGTGTATATTTCTGTGATAGAAAGATAGTTGAACAAGGAATCACATGGACATTCAGGAGGGCTGTTAACGTCACAGTTGAAC CTGGCCCATCAAGTGACCCTCCCAGGATTCTCAGTGGCATCAACCCAGAACCAGTGGAGCTCG GTCAGAGTCATATTCTGgtgtgtactgtatattttcCTTTTGAGAGGCCATTTTCGCGGGAGGTGCAGTGGTACATGAATTATGGTGGCAACATGGAGAATATGACTCTACTGCCCATGGAGAA ACAGCAAAAATATGAAGAGTATGAAGTCATAAGAAGAGCCATCATAAAAGTGGTGAAACGAGAACACTTGAACAACACATATACCTGCGTTGCCAACAATGCTTTCGGAAGCTGCAGGATCACTATCAAGCTCAAGGAGAAAATTAAAG AAAAATGGCCGTCTCTGGTTGGGTATCCCATTGTGTCCCTGTTGCTGGTAGCTGGACTGGGAATCGTTTTGCATGTGAAATGGCTTGAAGTACAGCTTATCTACAGATCCCACTTCCAACATAGAAAACATGATGGAG ATGAGAAAGGGTTTGATGTGTTTCTGTCGTATGTGTGGAGTCCTCCCTCAAAACTGGTGGAGGGAGTTTTGACCCTTTCCTACCAGAAAGGACCTGACACTGATGAGGAAG CACATTTATCCAGCATGGACCTGCTGAGCACCGAGGAGGGTAAAGCCAGCCAGGGGCCACTGGAAGTGCTGCTACCCAGAGTGTTAGAGGACCAGTGGGGCTACCGCCTCTGTCTGCCAGAGAGGGACATGCTCCCTGGAGGAG CATACACAAATGACGTGGTCCTTGCAATACAGAGAAGCCAAATGCTCATCTGTCTCCTGTCGGCTGACTACCTCTCCAACAGCAATGCTGTGTTTGAACTGGAGTCGGGAGTCCAG GCATTGCTGCAAAAAACTCCCCTCAAAGTCCTCCTAATATGGACCAGTAGAGCCTCAGCCTCCCTCATCCAGCCAGAACCACCGTTGCCTACACTGGTCCAAAGGGCCCTGAGGGTTCTGCCCAGTCTGGATTGGACCGCAGGCAAACCAGCCACAGCCACCAGCCATTTCTGGAGGTCTTTGAGGAAGGCCATGCCCGATCAGAGAGTGAAGCTGGTTTCACTCACACAGGACCGATGA
- the LOC125903741 gene encoding LOW QUALITY PROTEIN: PEST proteolytic signal-containing nuclear protein-like (The sequence of the model RefSeq protein was modified relative to this genomic sequence to represent the inferred CDS: inserted 1 base in 1 codon), translating into MSWQVSEEXIMADYEHIRRGGTDDGGPQEEEGRVKTKPVSCSNVGGEGAAVKRTSQHLTPEDEDESSADPPAPRKVSKIGFSMSGQMGKKSNPISIKLGATKPKEPAPIVPPKKAGLASVFNEDDDSEPEEMPPEAKMRMKNIGRETPTSAGPNSFNKGKQGFSDHQKLWERKMKAQADKL; encoded by the exons ATGAGCTGGCAggtttcagagg aaatcatGGCGGATTACGAGCATATCAGGAGAGGTGGCACCGACGACGGAG GGCCGCAGGAGGAGGAAGGCAGAGTGAAAACTAAGCCTGTCTCTTGTAGCAATGTGGGAGGAGAAGGGGCCGCAGTTAAACGCACATCCCAGCATCTCACCCCTGAAGATGAGGACGAGTCCTCAGCGGATCCACCTGCACCCCGCAAAGTCTCCAAGATAGGCTTTAGCATGAGCGGTCAGATGGGGAAGAAGTCCAACCCCATATCTATCAAACTTGGAGCAACA AAACCCAAAGAGCCTGCACCAATAGTTCCTCCGAAAAAGGCAGGGCTGGCATCTGTTTttaatgaagatgatgat AGTGAACCTGAGGAGATGCCTCCAGAAGCAAAGATGAGGATGAAGAATATTGGCAG GGAGACGCCGACATCTGCGGGACCCAATTCCTTCAACAAGGGCAAGCAGGGTTTCTCTGATCATCAAAAACTTtgggagaggaagatgaaggcCCAGGCAGACAAACTGTAA
- the stk16 gene encoding serine/threonine-protein kinase 16 isoform X1 produces the protein MTALKSLALNNVPVKMGQTLCICSRGSVTIDNKKYYFVQKLDEGGFSYVDLIEGAKDGRFYALKRILCHDREGRQEAQTEVEMHQMFNHPNVLSLVAHAFVDRGGKTEAWLLLPYIRKGSLWSVLEKLRDKGSLMPEKQILQILRGICAGLKAIHEKGYAHRDLKPTNVLLDEDDRPLLMDLGSMNRARIEVRGTREAMTIQDWAAQRCTISYRAPELFNVESHCIIDERTDIWSLGCVLYCMMMLEGPYDMVFQKGDSVALAVQNPVTIPQSCSYSEGLQMLLSSIMVSNPQERPNISWVLDQVQDLQSRSPNTQTNMV, from the exons ATGACA GCCCTTAAAAGCTTGGCGTTAAACAATGTACCAGTCAAGATGGGGCAGACCCTTTGCATTTGCTCCCGTGGCTCCGTCACCATTGATAACAAAAAATATTACTTTGTCCAGAAACTAGACGAAGG GGGGTTCAGTTATGTTGATCTGATAGAGGGGGCAAAGGATGGGCGCTTCTACGCCCTGAAGAGGATTCTATGCCATGATCGTGAAGGCCGTCAGGAGGCTCAGACCGAGGTGGAGATGCATCAGATGTTTAATCACCCCAATGTCTTGAGCCTGGTTGCACACGCCTTTGTTGATCGTGGAGGCAAGACTGAAGCCTGGCTACTTCTGCCCTATATTAGA AAAGGCAGCCTGTGGTCTGTTCTGGAGAAGCTAAGGGATAAGGGGAGCTTAATGcctgaaaaacagattttgcaAATCTTGCGTGGCATCTGTGCTGGACTCAAGGCCATTCATGAAAAAGGCTATGCACACAG AGATCTGAAGCCCACAAATGTGCTTCTGGATGAGGATGACAGGCCTCTTCTGATGGACCTTGGCTCTATGAACCGTGCCAGGATTGAG GTTAGAGGAACCAGAGAAGCCATGACCATACAGGACTGGGCAGCACAGCGGTGCACCATTTCCTACAGGGCTCCTGAACTCTTCAATGTAGAGAGCCACTGCATTATAGATGAGCGCACTGACATCTGG TCACTTGGCTGTGTGCTTTACTGTATGATGATGTTGGAGGGGCCATATGACATGGTATTTCAGAAGGGGGACAGTGTTGCCCTGGCTGTCCAGAATCCAGTGACCATCCCACAGTCTTGCAG TTACTCGGAGGGTCTGCAGATGCTGCTGAGTTCCATAATGGTGTCAAATCCCCAGGAGAGACCAAACATCAGCTGGGTTCTTGACCAGGTACAGGACCTGCAGAGTCGCAGCCCCAACACTCAAACCAACATGGTCTGA
- the stk16 gene encoding serine/threonine-protein kinase 16 isoform X2, whose translation MGQTLCICSRGSVTIDNKKYYFVQKLDEGGFSYVDLIEGAKDGRFYALKRILCHDREGRQEAQTEVEMHQMFNHPNVLSLVAHAFVDRGGKTEAWLLLPYIRKGSLWSVLEKLRDKGSLMPEKQILQILRGICAGLKAIHEKGYAHRDLKPTNVLLDEDDRPLLMDLGSMNRARIEVRGTREAMTIQDWAAQRCTISYRAPELFNVESHCIIDERTDIWSLGCVLYCMMMLEGPYDMVFQKGDSVALAVQNPVTIPQSCSYSEGLQMLLSSIMVSNPQERPNISWVLDQVQDLQSRSPNTQTNMV comes from the exons ATGGGGCAGACCCTTTGCATTTGCTCCCGTGGCTCCGTCACCATTGATAACAAAAAATATTACTTTGTCCAGAAACTAGACGAAGG GGGGTTCAGTTATGTTGATCTGATAGAGGGGGCAAAGGATGGGCGCTTCTACGCCCTGAAGAGGATTCTATGCCATGATCGTGAAGGCCGTCAGGAGGCTCAGACCGAGGTGGAGATGCATCAGATGTTTAATCACCCCAATGTCTTGAGCCTGGTTGCACACGCCTTTGTTGATCGTGGAGGCAAGACTGAAGCCTGGCTACTTCTGCCCTATATTAGA AAAGGCAGCCTGTGGTCTGTTCTGGAGAAGCTAAGGGATAAGGGGAGCTTAATGcctgaaaaacagattttgcaAATCTTGCGTGGCATCTGTGCTGGACTCAAGGCCATTCATGAAAAAGGCTATGCACACAG AGATCTGAAGCCCACAAATGTGCTTCTGGATGAGGATGACAGGCCTCTTCTGATGGACCTTGGCTCTATGAACCGTGCCAGGATTGAG GTTAGAGGAACCAGAGAAGCCATGACCATACAGGACTGGGCAGCACAGCGGTGCACCATTTCCTACAGGGCTCCTGAACTCTTCAATGTAGAGAGCCACTGCATTATAGATGAGCGCACTGACATCTGG TCACTTGGCTGTGTGCTTTACTGTATGATGATGTTGGAGGGGCCATATGACATGGTATTTCAGAAGGGGGACAGTGTTGCCCTGGCTGTCCAGAATCCAGTGACCATCCCACAGTCTTGCAG TTACTCGGAGGGTCTGCAGATGCTGCTGAGTTCCATAATGGTGTCAAATCCCCAGGAGAGACCAAACATCAGCTGGGTTCTTGACCAGGTACAGGACCTGCAGAGTCGCAGCCCCAACACTCAAACCAACATGGTCTGA